A single Acetivibrio cellulolyticus CD2 DNA region contains:
- a CDS encoding DUF1646 family protein: MTTIGLIIVLILILVLPFSFRSIEHNLEYFLLVMGILASTISGMISLNFMKAIFENYLLYFVTVAVLIAGFVFRLYVKQIKKFVRYCTERIPINMFIFLLIVVLGFVSSFITAIVASLILVEIVSVLPFERKQKIQLTVISCFSIGLGAALTPIGEPLATIIVSSLKVDFFYLFRSIGIYIIPCILALGLFGAFYIGRNPIIENSNVIDIISKKGNGNEKLTERPKYILIRAFKVFIFIIALELLGAGFKPLISRYIINLDSKILYWINMSSAVLDNATIAAAEISSVMNLKQIQAIIMGLLLSGGMLIPGNIPNIISAGKLNIQSHEWAKFGIPLGLILLLVYFLIVCIV; this comes from the coding sequence ATGACTACTATAGGTCTTATAATTGTATTAATACTTATTTTAGTACTGCCGTTTTCATTTCGTTCTATCGAACATAATCTGGAATATTTTTTGCTGGTAATGGGAATTTTAGCATCCACAATATCAGGAATGATTTCGTTGAATTTTATGAAAGCTATTTTTGAAAACTATTTGCTATATTTTGTTACTGTTGCTGTATTGATAGCAGGTTTTGTATTTAGACTTTATGTTAAACAAATAAAGAAATTTGTTAGATATTGTACAGAACGAATTCCAATCAATATGTTTATTTTCTTGTTGATTGTTGTTTTAGGGTTTGTTTCGAGCTTTATAACTGCAATAGTAGCATCATTAATATTGGTGGAAATTGTTAGCGTACTTCCATTTGAGCGCAAACAAAAAATACAGCTTACTGTAATATCTTGTTTTTCAATTGGTTTAGGTGCTGCTTTAACTCCAATTGGGGAGCCGTTGGCTACAATTATTGTTTCTTCACTTAAAGTTGATTTCTTCTATCTTTTTAGAAGTATTGGGATTTATATCATTCCTTGTATTTTGGCATTAGGTTTATTTGGTGCCTTCTATATTGGACGTAATCCAATAATTGAAAACTCTAATGTTATAGATATAATATCCAAAAAGGGCAATGGAAATGAAAAGCTTACAGAGAGGCCGAAATATATTTTAATACGGGCATTTAAAGTATTTATATTTATTATAGCACTTGAATTACTTGGTGCAGGATTTAAACCACTTATTAGTAGGTATATTATTAACTTGGATAGTAAAATATTGTATTGGATTAATATGTCTTCTGCTGTGTTGGACAATGCTACAATTGCTGCTGCTGAAATCAGTTCGGTAATGAACTTGAAACAAATACAGGCAATAATAATGGGGCTGCTGCTGAGTGGAGGGATGTTAATACCAGGTAATATACCTAATATTATATCGGCAGGAAAATTAAATATACAAAGCCACGAATGGGCAAAATTTGGCATACCTTTAGGTTTAATACTATTACTTGTGTATTTTCTTATTGTTTGCATAGTTTAG
- a CDS encoding NUDIX domain-containing protein, translating to MNYEEKTLSKKQVFQGNIIGVESWNVLLPNGKEATRDVVIHPGASVVIPMTDDGQIYMVRQFRKPIDQESLEIPAGKLDKGEDPFDCAKRELKEETGLDAKDIKHLIDIHSTPGFSNEILHMYVAKELYEGEACADEDEFISAEKYPINTLVEMIVKKEITDAKSIIGILMADKIIKGEISI from the coding sequence ATGAATTATGAAGAAAAAACCTTATCTAAAAAGCAAGTATTCCAAGGTAATATAATAGGAGTAGAATCCTGGAACGTATTACTTCCTAATGGAAAAGAAGCAACACGTGATGTGGTAATCCATCCGGGGGCATCGGTTGTAATTCCTATGACGGATGATGGTCAAATCTATATGGTACGTCAATTCAGAAAGCCAATCGATCAGGAATCCTTAGAGATCCCTGCAGGAAAGCTGGATAAGGGAGAAGACCCTTTTGATTGTGCAAAAAGAGAGCTTAAAGAGGAAACAGGGCTTGATGCAAAGGATATAAAGCATTTGATTGATATACATAGTACTCCGGGATTCAGCAATGAGATACTGCACATGTATGTAGCAAAGGAGTTATATGAAGGCGAGGCCTGTGCGGATGAAGATGAATTTATCTCTGCAGAGAAATATCCTATTAATACCCTTGTTGAAATGATTGTTAAAAAGGAAATAACTGATGCAAAATCAATAATAGGTATATTAATGGCTGATAAGATAATAAAAGGTGAGATAAGCATTTAA
- a CDS encoding ClC family H(+)/Cl(-) exchange transporter encodes MNKKNKHNTYNSLFHWQSFRLKLVFEGIAVGIITGLLVVLYRYSLEKAVIVLNEIYKILLRQPQLIPVWMVVLALIGYGLGMLVKHEPMISGSGIPQVEGVLQGKLKMTWWRVIIGKFVGGILAIGSGLSLGREGPSVQLGSAVGQGFSKVFKRIKIEEKYLITSGASAGLAAAFNAPLAGVMFALEEVHRNFSPLVLLSALSAALSADYVSSGFFGLKPVFNFKNLSILPLKYYFYVIILGVILGLLGVVFNKTLLKAQNLYSKLKFVPKEFRIIIPLFVSVILGLFLPQVLGGGHELILSLVTASDASLKFLFLVLLVKFFFTMISYGSGAPGGIFLPLLAIGALIGSVYSFILVHLFNFDNIFTINFIILAMAGYFTAIVRAPITGTILITEMTGSFNHLLSIAMVSITAYIIADILGSKPIYESLLSRFMHNQGSELSVGSNKHKAILEFAICMGSVLDGKEIKAVKWPSHCLLVAVKRGDHEIIPKGDTIMQSGDYLVVLTNEDKVSKVNDTFIRMTKSREIST; translated from the coding sequence ATGAACAAAAAAAATAAGCATAACACCTATAACTCATTATTTCATTGGCAGAGCTTTAGACTTAAGCTTGTATTTGAAGGGATTGCAGTGGGAATTATTACGGGCCTTTTGGTTGTGTTATACAGATATTCGCTTGAAAAAGCTGTGATAGTTCTAAATGAGATTTATAAAATTTTATTGAGACAACCGCAATTGATTCCTGTTTGGATGGTGGTATTGGCATTAATTGGTTATGGCTTGGGAATGCTGGTCAAGCATGAACCAATGATCAGCGGCAGCGGAATTCCTCAAGTTGAAGGTGTTCTTCAAGGAAAACTAAAAATGACTTGGTGGAGAGTAATTATTGGTAAATTTGTAGGCGGCATTTTGGCTATAGGTTCAGGACTTTCACTTGGAAGGGAAGGTCCGTCTGTTCAGTTAGGGTCTGCTGTTGGTCAAGGATTTAGTAAGGTATTTAAAAGAATTAAAATAGAAGAAAAATATCTTATTACAAGTGGAGCTAGTGCCGGGCTTGCAGCCGCGTTTAATGCACCGTTGGCAGGAGTTATGTTTGCACTTGAAGAGGTCCACAGAAATTTTTCTCCATTGGTATTGCTTTCTGCTTTGTCAGCTGCATTATCAGCTGATTATGTGTCCAGTGGATTTTTCGGATTGAAGCCGGTTTTCAATTTTAAAAATTTATCAATTTTGCCTCTTAAATATTATTTTTATGTTATTATACTTGGCGTTATTTTAGGGTTATTAGGTGTTGTATTTAACAAAACATTATTGAAAGCGCAGAATTTGTATTCGAAGCTTAAATTTGTACCTAAAGAGTTTAGGATCATAATTCCTTTATTTGTTTCAGTAATTTTGGGATTGTTTTTACCACAGGTTTTAGGTGGAGGACATGAACTTATACTTTCTCTTGTTACTGCTAGCGATGCTTCATTAAAATTTCTCTTTCTTGTATTGCTTGTAAAATTTTTCTTTACTATGATAAGTTATGGTTCCGGTGCTCCTGGAGGTATTTTTCTGCCTTTACTTGCTATAGGCGCATTAATTGGAAGTGTATATAGCTTTATTTTAGTGCATCTATTTAATTTTGATAATATATTCACTATAAACTTTATAATTTTGGCAATGGCAGGTTACTTTACCGCAATTGTTAGAGCACCAATTACTGGAACTATACTTATAACAGAAATGACCGGTTCCTTTAATCATCTTCTTTCCATTGCTATGGTGTCGATCACAGCTTATATTATTGCTGATATTTTAGGCTCGAAACCTATATATGAATCTTTACTGAGCAGATTTATGCATAATCAGGGTTCTGAATTGAGCGTTGGCAGCAATAAACACAAGGCAATTTTAGAGTTCGCTATCTGTATGGGATCTGTGCTTGACGGAAAAGAGATTAAAGCTGTAAAATGGCCATCCCACTGTCTGTTAGTTGCTGTTAAACGCGGAGATCACGAGATTATTCCTAAAGGTGATACTATTATGCAATCTGGTGATTACTTGGTTGTACTGACTAATGAGGATAAAGTATCCAAAGTTAATGATACATTTATTAGAATGACCAAGAGCCGTGAGATTTCAACTTAG
- a CDS encoding TetR/AcrR family transcriptional regulator, which translates to MSRSKEKNENISKERKKDILRVAIKKFSEKGYQGTSVSEIAKELDVSQGIIFWYFATKEKLFRAAFIEEFKAIKLTAANVLQDGLLSPLDKLRKYLSEMLKVYSARKEGCMLILQLLSNNEMHEILAIDIANVYNELYKELELLFRDAGATNPDLKAKNFVALLDGFMIQIVLGLDIGDMEILVKDILHRYELI; encoded by the coding sequence ATGTCAAGAAGTAAAGAAAAAAATGAAAACATATCAAAAGAACGCAAAAAAGACATTTTGCGTGTAGCAATAAAGAAGTTTTCCGAAAAAGGCTATCAGGGCACAAGTGTTTCAGAGATCGCAAAAGAACTTGATGTAAGTCAAGGCATAATTTTCTGGTATTTTGCCACCAAAGAGAAATTATTTAGGGCTGCCTTCATAGAAGAATTCAAAGCTATAAAACTTACTGCAGCAAATGTACTTCAAGATGGATTATTATCTCCATTAGACAAATTAAGAAAATATCTCTCAGAGATGCTAAAGGTGTATTCAGCAAGAAAAGAAGGGTGCATGCTTATTTTGCAGTTGCTTTCAAATAACGAAATGCACGAGATACTGGCTATTGATATTGCAAATGTTTACAATGAACTTTATAAAGAACTTGAGTTACTGTTTAGAGATGCAGGAGCAACTAATCCGGACCTAAAAGCAAAAAATTTTGTTGCCTTACTTGACGGCTTTATGATTCAGATAGTTCTGGGGCTGGATATTGGCGATATGGAAATCCTTGTTAAGGACATACTGCATCGGTATGAACTTATATAA
- the xerD gene encoding site-specific tyrosine recombinase XerD: MEDLVLKFLTFLEKDKRLSLNTLQSYRRDIEQYITYLNEIKLQNISNTNKTTVITYLLHLQKKGRATSTISRNLASIRSFYQYLTKNGVISGDPTEELESPKVEKKLPQILSTKEVELLLDQPKCDDLKGFRDKAMLELLYATGIRVSELICLNVLDINLDMGFIKCNKGTRERMIPIGSLSIQALNEYLAKSRNLLIQRSDEKALFVNVNGKRLTRQGFWKIIKQYKNLAKINKDITPHTLRHSFAAHLLENGADLRSIQEMLGHSDISSTQVYAQIAKNRIKEVYKKTHPRA, encoded by the coding sequence ATGGAAGATTTGGTTTTAAAATTTCTCACTTTTCTGGAGAAAGATAAGCGTTTGTCGCTAAATACCTTACAATCTTATAGGAGGGACATAGAGCAGTATATTACATACTTAAATGAAATAAAATTACAAAATATTTCAAATACAAATAAAACTACGGTGATTACTTACCTCCTGCATTTACAAAAGAAGGGTCGGGCGACCTCGACAATTTCTAGAAATCTTGCATCAATAAGATCATTTTACCAGTATCTCACAAAGAATGGCGTGATTAGTGGTGATCCTACTGAAGAGCTTGAGTCACCAAAGGTAGAGAAGAAACTGCCCCAGATTCTTTCAACAAAAGAGGTTGAACTTCTTTTAGATCAGCCGAAATGTGATGATCTAAAAGGATTTAGAGACAAAGCTATGCTTGAATTGCTATATGCAACAGGAATAAGAGTATCTGAATTGATATGCTTGAATGTATTAGACATAAACTTGGATATGGGATTTATCAAATGCAATAAGGGAACAAGAGAAAGAATGATTCCTATTGGATCTCTTTCGATTCAAGCCTTAAATGAGTATTTGGCAAAATCGAGGAACTTATTGATTCAAAGAAGTGATGAAAAGGCATTGTTTGTGAATGTGAACGGCAAAAGATTGACAAGGCAAGGTTTTTGGAAGATTATCAAGCAGTATAAGAACCTGGCAAAGATTAATAAAGACATTACACCACATACATTAAGACATTCATTTGCAGCACATCTTTTGGAAAACGGAGCAGATTTAAGGTCAATACAAGAGATGTTAGGGCACTCTGATATTTCATCAACCCAGGTTTATGCTCAGATTGCAAAGAACAGGATTAAGGAAGTATATAAGAAGACTCATCCAAGAGCATAA
- the spoIIM gene encoding stage II sporulation protein M, with product MISKIRFTLTEHLKNNKNTYLFLFLAFVTGVSAGAFTVNGLSPIQRSELTNYFQGFLELFENQKVDSNEILKISLIDNLRLVALLWALGVTIIGIPLIYIFIGVRGFITGFTSGFIIELMGVKGVIFTLFSIVPKEVIIIPCVIALGVNGINFSLNIIRSRSAKRMSKENLKTGFLAYCLATALVSCFIFGGILVESYITPICIRIITLKVF from the coding sequence GTGATTTCAAAGATACGTTTTACGTTGACAGAGCACTTGAAAAATAACAAGAATACTTATCTGTTTCTTTTTTTAGCTTTTGTTACAGGAGTATCCGCAGGGGCATTTACTGTAAACGGTTTAAGTCCTATACAAAGGTCAGAGCTTACCAATTATTTTCAGGGGTTTTTGGAGCTCTTTGAAAACCAGAAAGTTGACAGTAACGAGATACTGAAGATTTCACTTATTGATAATCTTAGATTGGTTGCTTTGTTATGGGCACTTGGTGTAACAATAATCGGAATTCCCTTGATATACATTTTTATTGGGGTAAGAGGGTTCATAACAGGTTTTACTTCAGGATTTATTATCGAACTAATGGGAGTAAAGGGAGTAATTTTTACGCTATTTAGCATCGTACCAAAGGAAGTAATAATTATTCCCTGTGTAATAGCTTTAGGGGTAAACGGTATCAACTTTTCACTAAATATAATTAGGAGCAGGTCAGCTAAGCGAATGTCAAAGGAAAATCTGAAAACCGGTTTTTTGGCATATTGTCTTGCAACTGCATTAGTATCATGCTTTATATTTGGTGGTATTTTGGTTGAATCGTATATTACGCCCATATGCATCAGGATAATAACACTAAAAGTTTTTTAG
- the dapB gene encoding 4-hydroxy-tetrahydrodipicolinate reductase, whose protein sequence is MIRVCISGLGKTGKEIAKVLLEQEGVKLVSAICSPFSDKRGKDLGEIIGNGNTGIIIEGSDNLEQIIFRTRPDVVVDFSNPEAASRNARIFSKMKVNIVIGTTGFSKIGLKRLVILANKYRNGIVYAPNITLGVNVLMLITNLAANILNNYDFQITEIHHKNKKDAPSGTAKKIAVEIEKGLTSSGNTNANVQVPITAVRAGGVVGKHEVMIIGEDDKIEISHESFSRRAFALGAVRAVKFIKGKVGYYEMNDVLDLKKVMNDYLLADKNKSLKRNYSEILKQNEIQAL, encoded by the coding sequence ATGATTAGAGTTTGTATATCAGGACTTGGAAAGACAGGAAAGGAAATTGCGAAGGTTTTATTGGAACAAGAAGGTGTAAAACTCGTATCGGCTATATGCAGTCCGTTTAGCGATAAAAGAGGTAAAGACCTAGGAGAAATAATTGGGAATGGGAATACAGGCATTATTATAGAAGGATCGGATAATCTTGAACAGATTATTTTCAGAACCAGGCCGGACGTAGTTGTTGACTTCTCAAATCCTGAAGCAGCTTCAAGAAATGCCAGGATATTCTCAAAGATGAAAGTGAACATTGTCATAGGTACAACTGGGTTTTCAAAAATCGGACTGAAAAGGCTTGTTATACTTGCCAATAAATATAGGAATGGCATTGTGTATGCACCGAACATTACTCTTGGAGTAAATGTACTTATGCTTATTACAAATTTGGCTGCTAATATATTGAACAATTATGACTTTCAAATTACTGAAATTCACCACAAGAATAAAAAGGATGCTCCTTCCGGTACAGCTAAGAAGATAGCCGTAGAAATAGAAAAAGGACTTACATCTTCCGGCAATACAAATGCAAATGTACAAGTACCAATAACGGCAGTCAGAGCCGGTGGAGTTGTTGGTAAGCATGAGGTGATGATTATTGGTGAAGATGATAAGATAGAAATTTCACATGAATCCTTTTCAAGGAGAGCTTTTGCCCTTGGAGCAGTTCGGGCGGTAAAATTTATTAAAGGAAAGGTCGGCTACTATGAAATGAACGATGTACTAGATCTTAAAAAGGTAATGAATGATTATCTTCTGGCAGATAAAAATAAATCATTGAAGAGGAATTATTCGGAAATACTGAAACAAAACGAAATACAAGCTCTTTAG
- the rnhA gene encoding ribonuclease HI, which produces MKNVIIYTDGACSGNPGDGGWGAVLRYGGREKEISGFEKNTTNNKMELTAAIEALNMLKEPCEVELYSDSAYLINAFNQNWLRGWKFNGWRNSSKEEVKNIELWKELDRLNNIHKIKWIKVKGHSDNEYNNRCDILATGEIKKNRA; this is translated from the coding sequence ATGAAAAATGTGATAATATACACTGACGGGGCATGTTCTGGAAACCCTGGCGATGGCGGATGGGGTGCGGTTTTAAGGTATGGCGGACGGGAAAAAGAGATATCGGGCTTTGAAAAAAATACTACAAACAATAAAATGGAATTGACAGCGGCTATTGAAGCTTTAAATATGCTTAAGGAACCGTGTGAAGTTGAACTCTACAGTGACAGTGCATACCTTATAAATGCTTTTAACCAGAACTGGCTTAGAGGCTGGAAGTTTAACGGCTGGAGAAATTCCAGCAAGGAAGAGGTAAAGAATATAGAACTATGGAAAGAACTTGACAGACTGAACAATATTCACAAAATAAAGTGGATCAAAGTCAAGGGACACTCGGATAATGAGTATAATAACAGATGTGATATTCTGGCTACAGGTGAAATAAAAAAGAACAGAGCATAA
- the proC gene encoding pyrroline-5-carboxylate reductase, translating to MNRTIGFLGAGNMGYAMIRSISKSDIVSSESIYVYDVDMERLSKLKDETGINISKSAVEVVEKCDIIILAVKPNVLETVLNGCKNSFDNKKILVSVAVGVPIKFYKKIIGEDKKVIRTMPNTPALVGEGMTLVAPDNSIAKDELDYVMSIFGCFGKAELLDEKLMSEVTALTSSSPAYVFMFIEAMADAAVLSGLPRNLSYKLAAQAVLGSAKMVLDTEKHPGELKDMVCSPAGTTIEAVSTLEKNKFRYGVIEAMNECTKKAREIGKKFE from the coding sequence ATGAATAGAACAATCGGTTTTTTAGGTGCAGGAAATATGGGATATGCAATGATAAGAAGCATATCAAAATCTGATATTGTATCATCAGAGAGTATATATGTTTATGATGTTGATATGGAAAGACTTTCAAAACTCAAAGATGAAACAGGTATAAACATCTCAAAAAGTGCTGTAGAAGTTGTTGAAAAATGTGATATTATAATTCTTGCTGTTAAGCCTAACGTGCTGGAAACAGTTCTTAACGGATGTAAAAATTCATTTGATAATAAGAAAATTCTTGTTTCTGTTGCTGTTGGAGTTCCGATAAAGTTTTATAAAAAGATAATTGGGGAAGATAAAAAGGTTATACGTACAATGCCAAATACTCCTGCTCTTGTTGGAGAAGGCATGACACTTGTTGCACCTGACAATAGCATAGCAAAGGATGAACTTGACTATGTAATGAGTATTTTCGGGTGCTTTGGAAAGGCAGAATTGCTTGATGAAAAACTGATGAGTGAGGTTACTGCACTAACAAGCAGCAGCCCTGCATACGTATTTATGTTCATTGAGGCTATGGCAGATGCAGCTGTATTGTCCGGATTGCCAAGAAATCTGTCATACAAACTTGCAGCGCAAGCTGTACTGGGTTCTGCGAAGATGGTTCTGGATACTGAAAAGCATCCGGGAGAATTGAAAGACATGGTGTGTTCACCAGCAGGGACAACTATTGAAGCGGTAAGTACACTTGAAAAGAATAAATTCAGATATGGAGTAATCGAAGCTATGAATGAGTGTACAAAGAAAGCCAGGGAAATAGGTAAAAAATTTGAATAA